A segment of the Populus alba chromosome 9, ASM523922v2, whole genome shotgun sequence genome:
GGTGCGTCCTTCCCAATCCTCTCATGGTAGGAAAAGGTCCTCTAAATGCTCTAACATCCACACTAGATATGGACCGAACTATCTCAATAGGCAttgaatgaaacaaaaaaaaatgaagtattttattttactttgatgtGAAAGCGTAACAATGAATTTATTAtcttaaatgaatttattgtcTTGATAATATTATAATGGATAttggcttttattttattattttctttattttctttgttatttacGCAGATTGGAAATGTTCATAACATTGATTATGCttgtttttatagtttgttattttatttttcctcaatATTTTGCAATGTAGCTCTGGCTTTAATATTATTGGGGGAGTTTGCTTTCTTACTATTATAATGCTTTTTATGCTTAATATATAGTTAATAAAATCCACTGATGACAGCTTCATCTCTTCGAAGATTCATATGAGGAAGCCCTTCTTCTTCCAAAATGATGGGTTGCAGGTTAGTGAAGTAACGGtgtaatttcaagtttaaaaggttttatttgatgaagtatgttatatataatataaattatattttgaaatttttactttataatatatattagaaaataataaaaattatatcttaaaatttttaattaaaaagatatattaaaaaatattataaatcctTTATCTTTAATGTCGGAGATAACATATGTACAGCAATAAAGTAGAAACTTCATCATAGCATTtgcaaaacttctttttttttccttttttttttctctcgcttTTGACGCGCTCTAAGTCTATAATCAATTTCACTAATGAAAATTCAATGCTACAGATGTAATTACATAATAGAATATGCAGTGATTTTGGTCAAATGATGGCTGCATATTTCTTATTATCTTCCTTAATAACTCTCCAATAGTCATTGATCTGTAGAAGAGATTAATGACTGTTAATCATgctaacatgaaaataaaaggattccTAACAAAATCTCTCACCATTACAGAAGTCTAATTTTTGTCCACGCAAACGAAAGGTGAATCAGAAACCGGCCATGCATTAGAACAAGTCTCTGCTGCTGCCGAATGAACTTCCTAGGTGTGGTTTGGAAAACAGATAGAGGGTTATCTTGATTGTGCGACTCTGAGAGAAGCCAAGCAAATCTTTACACTCCTCAAGATCAGCATCACAAGTCAAAAGAATTGACTCATGATCATTGTCCAAATATTTGAGACCAATCCTGCTGAAATCATCTATTTCAAAACGCTTTGCAATCTCTCGTTGCAGGTCCCTGAAACCCCAATTTGGTTGCAAGCTGAAACGGATATTTTCATCTCCAAAAGTGGCTTTAATTCTGAAGACACTTCCATATCGTAAACACCGGCCATTACTGATCGGTAGGGACGCTTGAGTCTCCAGATTTTGACGCTGGCATGATGTTTCATTGCTTTTGGCTCGATCAAGTTCCTCCTTATTCAAGGAGGGTAATTCTGACTTACTGCGTGTTCTCTTCAGCACCTCGACAGGGTCTTCTACAGCTAAAGCATGTCCAGTGCTCAAGCCATTGATGGTGCTGGTAAGCTGCCTTTTGCCGTGACAGATGAACAAACCAGAATTCTGACTACTCGACGAGGACTGGGATTTTGAAACAGGGCCTTTAGTACTGAACAAGTGATTTAtaggttttgggtttgattCCTCAGGGTAGTCAGTTATCTGGAATGATGAAAAGGGATTATGCCCAAAATATCCAGAGGAGCTCAATTCTGGGAAGGCAGTATAAAAGGAATCAATTTCAATGAGTCCTTGAGCTCCCATGACAGAGTCAACTACATGTTGGAGTTTTTTCAAGGAGTGGTTAACCTTCTTGATTTTTCGGGAAGGCCAACGGCTGATACCATATTGCCGGCACATCCTTTTCAGAGTGGTGGGGCAAACTGCAATTGAAACAAACTGTTTAAGCACTTGTTTATTCACTAGGCTAGAGCGAAACAAACTGGGCAAGCACTTATTGGTCTGTCAGGCTAAAGTGCCTCCTCCAGAAATTAGCCTTAAattcacaaaaaagaaaaaataaaaaaaaaacagaaaagaaaatgagatccAATTGTAATGGCATATTTTCGTACCACCAATACTTTTAGCAGCATCTTTAAGGCTC
Coding sequences within it:
- the LOC118059095 gene encoding protein NLP2 produces the protein MDRGAIRTNSIFTTTSDTFMDLNFTDELLVQRYWWESAGGVNFLDPEPSISNDLCDPSQYVPFMGSGHLSINSHHLICQEETDISLENSPVVYPETEEQVVGTITSPVHSEGSQLESGEFVLEFCESWECPKQEPEDEETLQETTDSDNNDLDQYQEQEFSDFGQLQQNPEHCTVESARDSFVPWSPLIGSRKTGKKRQTKTEKTISLQVLRKYFAGSLKDAAKSIGVCPTTLKRMCRQYGISRWPSRKIKKVNHSLKKLQHVVDSVMGAQGLIEIDSFYTAFPELSSSGYFGHNPFSSFQITDYPEESNPKPINHLFSTKGPVSKSQSSSSSQNSGLFICHGKRQLTSTINGLSTGHALAVEDPVEVLKRTRSKSELPSLNKEELDRAKSNETSCQRQNLETQASLPISNGRCLRYGSVFRIKATFGDENIRFSLQPNWGFRDLQREIAKRFEIDDFSRIGLKYLDNDHESILLTCDADLEECKDLLGFSQSRTIKITLYLFSKPHLGSSFGSSRDLF